A genomic stretch from Williamwhitmania taraxaci includes:
- the kdsB gene encoding 3-deoxy-manno-octulosonate cytidylyltransferase, with product MNAIGIIPARFASTRFPGKPLAMIGGKPMVQRVYEQALKVLDVVVVATDDNRIFSAVESFGGKVVMTSPWHKSGTDRAAEALQIVVDQLGRKFDVVLNIQGDEPFIQPEQLRKVLSCFLDRDAEIATLVKPFSPSEDIFNPNSVKVVINPRGEAIYFSRSPIPYMRGEDKELWGNQHVFLKHIGLYGYRSDVLEDITKLEQTPLEIAESLEQLRWIENGYKIKVEQTHLESIGIDTPEDLERVIQLGLLG from the coding sequence ATGAATGCAATTGGAATCATCCCAGCTCGGTTTGCCTCAACACGCTTCCCGGGAAAGCCATTGGCCATGATTGGAGGGAAGCCTATGGTGCAAAGGGTATACGAACAGGCCCTTAAGGTTCTTGATGTGGTGGTGGTTGCCACCGATGACAATCGTATTTTTAGCGCAGTAGAATCGTTTGGTGGCAAGGTTGTTATGACCTCACCTTGGCACAAAAGCGGAACCGATAGGGCAGCAGAGGCCTTACAAATTGTAGTCGATCAGCTGGGGCGTAAGTTCGATGTTGTGTTGAATATTCAAGGCGATGAGCCATTCATTCAGCCGGAGCAACTGCGCAAGGTGCTCTCCTGCTTTCTCGATAGGGATGCTGAAATTGCTACGTTAGTAAAACCATTTAGCCCGAGCGAGGATATTTTCAACCCCAATAGCGTTAAAGTTGTTATAAATCCGCGAGGCGAAGCAATTTACTTTAGCCGAAGCCCAATTCCCTATATGCGAGGAGAGGATAAGGAGTTGTGGGGAAATCAGCATGTTTTCCTCAAGCATATTGGTCTTTACGGATATCGTTCCGATGTTTTGGAAGATATTACCAAGTTGGAGCAAACACCGCTGGAAATTGCTGAGTCCTTGGAGCAGCTCCGGTGGATCGAAAACGGGTATAAGATAAAGGTGGAGCAAACACACCTCGAAAGCATTGGTATTGACACACCCGAAGATCTTGAGCGGGTAATTCAGCTGGGGCTACTAGGATAA
- a CDS encoding DNA alkylation repair protein: MANLSSKIGAELIKFINTKKSIAELERFFQVFPGGYGEGDHFIGVSVPNQRKVANLLFAQMKLDELEQELNSPIHEHRLTTLFILVKKFEKAKFLEAKAEIAQLYLNNLRGVNNWDLVDSSAPYVSGPYLYSTGNNDTLFSLAQSQNIWEQRVAMLSCFYYIRQLEFEHPIKIATLLLTHKHDLIHKAVGWMLREIGNRDLAAELAFLEVNSDTMPRTMLRYAIEKFPEDLRLEFLKRGAKRR, from the coding sequence ATGGCAAACCTTTCCTCAAAAATCGGGGCTGAACTAATCAAATTCATCAACACAAAAAAAAGTATAGCGGAGTTGGAGCGTTTTTTCCAGGTATTCCCGGGAGGTTATGGAGAAGGAGATCACTTTATAGGAGTAAGCGTGCCCAACCAGCGAAAAGTAGCCAACCTGCTCTTCGCACAAATGAAACTCGACGAGCTCGAACAAGAACTAAATAGCCCTATTCACGAGCATCGACTCACCACTCTTTTCATACTGGTAAAAAAGTTTGAGAAAGCCAAGTTCCTAGAGGCGAAGGCCGAGATTGCTCAACTCTACCTAAACAACCTTCGCGGGGTGAATAATTGGGATTTAGTAGATTCATCAGCCCCTTACGTTTCGGGACCATACCTATACTCCACGGGCAATAACGATACGCTTTTCTCCCTTGCCCAATCCCAAAACATTTGGGAGCAAAGAGTGGCTATGCTATCGTGCTTCTACTACATTCGCCAGCTCGAATTTGAGCACCCAATAAAAATTGCAACGCTACTGCTAACCCACAAGCACGACCTAATACACAAGGCGGTGGGCTGGATGCTAAGGGAGATAGGCAATCGCGATTTAGCCGCTGAGCTAGCCTTTTTAGAAGTAAATTCCGACACAATGCCACGGACGATGCTGCGCTATGCCATTGAAAAGTTTCCAGAAGATTTGCGTCTGGAGTTTTTGAAAAGGGGCGCAAAGAGGCGGTAA
- a CDS encoding YitT family protein — MGFVTHEKFLSKDFFITYTWLLGGCFVFALGAVLFAEPYGFAPGGTYGLSMVFHHLWGWRTELAALCMDIPLLLLGIYFLGGKFGVKTIVCTFAIPAFMWLIHRYYGFDALIEPGISDRMLLKEQLLSSVFGGIIYGIGIGMIFKSRATSGGSDIIAMILNKYSHISLGQLVIIVDSIITLTTVAAFGDWRLPMYSWIIVFIEGKVIDLILDGASVHKTLMIVTEKVDAVKTVIINDIGRGATLLPAVGLYKGEERSMIYTILTRREAMVLRHRIAEIDPKAFVNVIDSKEILGHGFKSLQADS; from the coding sequence ATGGGCTTTGTAACGCACGAGAAATTCTTATCAAAGGATTTTTTTATCACCTACACTTGGCTGCTGGGTGGTTGTTTTGTATTTGCACTTGGTGCAGTACTATTTGCTGAGCCATATGGCTTTGCTCCTGGTGGAACTTATGGACTTTCCATGGTTTTCCATCACCTGTGGGGTTGGAGAACTGAGTTAGCCGCTCTTTGCATGGACATACCACTACTATTATTAGGTATCTATTTTCTTGGTGGCAAGTTTGGTGTGAAAACGATTGTTTGCACATTTGCCATTCCTGCTTTTATGTGGCTTATTCACCGATACTACGGTTTCGATGCGCTAATTGAACCCGGTATTTCCGATAGAATGTTGCTGAAAGAGCAGCTGTTATCTTCAGTTTTTGGTGGAATTATTTACGGAATTGGAATTGGAATGATCTTTAAGTCGCGCGCCACATCGGGTGGTTCCGATATTATTGCCATGATTCTGAATAAGTACAGCCACATCTCGCTTGGTCAACTTGTAATTATTGTCGACTCCATTATTACCTTAACTACAGTAGCGGCATTTGGCGATTGGCGCCTTCCTATGTACTCGTGGATTATCGTATTTATCGAAGGAAAGGTAATCGATTTAATTCTTGATGGTGCTTCGGTTCATAAAACTTTAATGATTGTTACCGAGAAGGTTGATGCCGTGAAAACGGTAATTATAAATGACATTGGTAGGGGCGCAACTTTGCTACCTGCCGTTGGCCTCTACAAAGGGGAGGAGCGGAGTATGATTTACACCATTCTTACTCGCCGGGAGGCTATGGTGCTGCGTCACCGTATTGCCGAGATCGATCCAAAGGCATTTGTAAATGTTATCGATTCAAAGGAAATTCTGGGGCATGGGTTTAAATCCCTTCAGGCTGATTCCTAA